Below is a genomic region from Citrobacter tructae.
TTTTTCCTTAATCTTGTTAGTATCTTACTCACAGATGGATAATCGTTGATAACAGGAGCAAAACTCGATGAATTCAGGAATAACACTCAAGTACTATCTTAAAAATAGTGTATGGAGCGTAATAGTCATTGGTGTTTTTTTATACTCCTGGATAAACGACCCTAACAATAATCTGACTTTCCAACTGCTCCTGGCAATATTTATTAATTCGCTACTATTCCCTTTCTCTAAATACATCATTCAAAGAAGTGTCCTTTTGTTTTCAAAGAAAGAATTTTGGCAGAGAGACTTTTTTATCAATCCAACAGGTGGTAGTTTAGTCGTTCTTTTTGAATTTTTCTGCTTTATACTGGCAATTCCAGTTTGTTTATTTTTTTTAATTATTAAAACTGTAAAAACCCTCTCAAAATCATGAGAGGGCTATTATGCTTAGATACCTATTAACTTGTTAATATCTTCCATAAGGCTGTCATTTACCAGAGCACTCATAGCGGCCATTATAATTGCAAAACCGAGGATACCAACAGGAGTTCCGACCATTAAAGCAAACGTCCATGCAGTTACTGCAGATGCAACCCTACCCGCAGCAAGCGACTCCATTTTCACAAAGAATGGCCGCCAGTTATCAGTGGTGAGGGCTTTCTGTAATTCAACTGCCACGTCCAGACGGTCGAGACTCTTACTCACAAATCCGAACGCTTTGCTATAGATACCAAAACTCTTGGCCATTTCAGCTCGATTAATTGACTCCAGGGCATGAGAAATAGCCTGACGATCTTTAAGACTGTATTTTTTATTCAGGTTATTCCTGAATTTATCAAAGGATTTGAGAGCATCATCAACTCCATTAATTTGTTTACCTCTTGAAGCCTCAGCCAGTTCCTTTGCAACTTTCGAAGAGTGCTCACCTAACTTACCGGTTAGCTGATTATAAAAATCAGCAGTCACTTTAAGCGCATCTTTGATCTGTTCTGCATCTTTAGATTTTAGTTCATCGACTTTTTTCTGTTTTTTTTGCACATCTTCTTTAGCTGCTGCGAGTGCTTTTTTTGCCTGTTCGACTTTGATATCCATATCTTTATCAATAGCAAACAAACGGCTCAGTTCAGCCCTGACAACTTTCAATTGTTGCTTAACACGCCCGGGGTTTTCCAGCGACAGAAACCATTGCTCATTATTTTGTTTTAGGTATTGTTCACGTGCTCGTCTTTTAGATGCTTCTGTTTTCAGAAGGGCTGAATTATCACGCTCATATTTGACTTTACTCAAAGCCAGCTGCATCTTCGCCAATTCAAATTCTGAAACATGCCCAGAAAATTCATTAACTTGCTTTTCAAAAGTTGCAACATCATGATTAAGCTGTTGCAGTTTTTTTTCGAGATCTGCCTCAAGATTGGTTGCGTACTTGATCTTATTATCACTCTCTTCGCGATAGATCCCTTTCATCCCCTCAGACATTGGTACGATAAAATCTTCATCCTCATCAAACGGACTTTTAGGTTTATTCATCTCCCCAATTTTCTGATCCCAAATGCGGGTTACGTTG
It encodes:
- a CDS encoding colicin E1 family microcin immunity protein, with translation MNSGITLKYYLKNSVWSVIVIGVFLYSWINDPNNNLTFQLLLAIFINSLLFPFSKYIIQRSVLLFSKKEFWQRDFFINPTGGSLVVLFEFFCFILAIPVCLFFLIIKTVKTLSKS
- a CDS encoding colicin-like pore-forming protein — protein: MADYKDIDPTEKNIMESMGYHWNGHGWQRALQGSGDDMIVEGWSGSPPKSPDNVTRIWDQKIGEMNKPKSPFDEDEDFIVPMSEGMKGIYREESDNKIKYATNLEADLEKKLQQLNHDVATFEKQVNEFSGHVSEFELAKMQLALSKVKYERDNSALLKTEASKRRAREQYLKQNNEQWFLSLENPGRVKQQLKVVRAELSRLFAIDKDMDIKVEQAKKALAAAKEDVQKKQKKVDELKSKDAEQIKDALKVTADFYNQLTGKLGEHSSKVAKELAEASRGKQINGVDDALKSFDKFRNNLNKKYSLKDRQAISHALESINRAEMAKSFGIYSKAFGFVSKSLDRLDVAVELQKALTTDNWRPFFVKMESLAAGRVASAVTAWTFALMVGTPVGILGFAIIMAAMSALVNDSLMEDINKLIGI